The following are encoded together in the Plasmodium brasilianum strain Bolivian I chromosome 10, whole genome shotgun sequence genome:
- a CDS encoding EKC/KEOPS complex subunit CGI121, giving the protein MRRRKLYILDEVLDVTLLLFKNVVNAKKILEIYNKQIDTHQNSISHFFLLLDSRLVFNESHILHSIYRGYHNFLTKKRITKNIILEIYFLLSPHENINGCLKQYQIKDDSSSIIYVGVNVTNDEISTLDKQIQGEEVDFDEISLLHDHRKILENFKCSDSSNLERYIYHNIASKKINLS; this is encoded by the exons ATGAGAAGGAGAAAACTATACATTTTAGACGAAGTGCTGGATGTTACactacttttatttaaaaatgtagtaaacgcaaaaaaaattttagagATTTACAATAAACAAATAGATACCCATCAAAATAGCATAAGCCATTTCTTTCTTTTGCTAGATAGCCGCCTG GTTTTCAATGAAAGTCATATATTGCACAGCATTTATAGAGgatatcataattttttaaccaaaaaaagaataacaaaaaaCATCATTTTAGAAATATACTTTTTGCTGTCACCGCATGAAAAT ATAAACGGATGCTTAAAGCAGTACCAAATAAAGGACGACTCTTCTTCCATAATTTATGTTGGTGTTAACGTTACCAATGATGAG ATAAGCACACTTGACAAACAAATACAAGGGGAAGAAGTGGACTTTGACGAAATTTCACTATTACATGATCACAGAAAAATTCTGGAAAATTTCAAATGCTCAGACAGTAGCAACTTAGAGAGATATATTTATCACAACATCGCGTCCAAGAAGATTAACTTGAGTTAA